Below is a genomic region from Pseudomonas svalbardensis.
TGAGCCACCCTGACGGCTGGCTACGTACAAAAGCCATGGCGCTTTCGAAAAGAAGATCGGACCTGAGGAGCGTTCCATCCAGATCGACCACAAACGGTCTGGACGTGACGTTCAGCTGTATTTTCCGTCGCGCCACACGCTGAGAAACCTTCACGACTCACGTCCGCGAAACACCACAAACCTGGAAAAGAAGAACCCGCCAATCAGGCTCAATAGACAAAACGATGTCACCGTCACCAAACCATGAAGCCGCCACAGATCGGCAATACGCCCGACGCCGTAGCTCACGACGCCCATGACAGCGCTGAACAACAGATAGCCAAGCACGGTCGCCTTGTTCTCAAAGGTGTAAAGCGAATGCACATAGAAGGAAAAGCTGGCCGCGACGCAAAACGCTGCCAGGTTGCTGGCGGCCTGACTGAGTTCGGCGGCGACGGTGAGTACGAAAAAAAACTGCCAATGGATGAGCGCATTGACCACGCCAATGACCATGTAGCTACAGAATCCTTTCCATAACACTTTCATTCCGGCACCTGCCAATATCCCTGTTTGACGTGCTTTTCAAACTAAGTGACAACCCTGTAACGGTCTACTGTCAGAAATAACAGGTAGGTGAGGATTACTGACCAACGGTCATGCTGACGATATCGTCGCGAACTGTATCCCCCTCACATTTCACCAGTGCAGCGCCTTAATCGGCGCTGGCTCTTTCATGACAATAAAACCGTAATCGCCGAGCAGATAAATCCGGTAGTACTGGCTCTCCAGCACCGGCGGATAACCCCGATAACCCACCCTCGTCGCGTTACGTCGCTCCTTCTCCGCAACGACGTTGGTAATGCTCACTTTCGGCAGGTTCTCGGCCAGCATGAAAAAGTCGATGTTCAGCAGATAGTGCAACACCGGCATCTGCTT
It encodes:
- a CDS encoding GtrA family protein produces the protein MKVLWKGFCSYMVIGVVNALIHWQFFFVLTVAAELSQAASNLAAFCVAASFSFYVHSLYTFENKATVLGYLLFSAVMGVVSYGVGRIADLWRLHGLVTVTSFCLLSLIGGFFFSRFVVFRGRES